The window TGTCGTGGCACCTAATGCCGTGAATACCGCAACAATGCATTGTCTGAACAATTGAATGTCTCGATGTCATGGTGTCGTGACGCTAGTGCcgcatataaaaaatttttgacacacatttttcaaaacaacaatattatgattgcattgCAATATGGCGGCGTTTTGGAAGTGCGCAGAACAAGTCCAAAAATTGGTCTACGGAGAGAACATACCTTGTCTCTATTACACGATCCTTCATACTTTCCTGAAATATGTCGACACTGTTGTTTTAAGTCGGTTGATACCAAAAACGGCTACAATGATTGATTGTCATGTTTCATTTATCGTAtatgtcaaaagtcaaaatacGTAACGGTTTTTGACATTATTGAAAACCGGTAGGTCATTAAGttaagaaaatattgtattttatatgaattttctatttgaagCGTATGTACAGCTCGCTTTCACAAACATTAGATAGGCTATTAAATTCGAATAAGTATTCTAAGTAAGTTGTAAATTTAAGTCTATTATTCACGTGctacaaattaaataattttcagttttcatttcttagtttaataaaatatggtTAATAAAAGACGCCGTTTGGTATCTAGTGATAAAAACGATCATGTTCCTAAAGCTAAAAGAGCCAAatgtaagtatattttaatgTGACACTTTCTAGGTTATAAGATTTTGAACCTTGAAAAATTTTAAGCTCTGTTACCTGTAGGTGTATAATTAATTCTTTGACATATTAAAATAGATATTAGTTTGTTTCACATATTTGTATATCACTTAATATATATGTTTCTTCAAAtctattgtttatttaataCACCATTGTATTTTCAGTTACATTAGAAAGTGTTCGATTACCAGAATTAAATGTACAGGGTACAGTATTAGTCACAGGGGCTGGAGATGTTGGACAATTAGGTTTGGGTCCAGATGTTTTAGAGAAAAAACGTCCAGTCGCTGTTGAATTAGACTGTAAGATTGTGGATATATGTGCAGGAGGTATGCACACTGTTTGTTTAAGTAGTGAAGGAAAGgtaatctattatcaaatatttagatTCACATTACAAAAATAGCAACTGTTAGATAAATTGTCTTCTGTATAGTGCTGGTCATCGAATAGAGAAAATTTTCTCAaggatgtttttttttgtaaaaccatAATCAGCTTTAAAACCCATCATTAAGAATTGTACAGAGTTGTACCAGAAAagataattttagaaaaattaattaagatgaatttgttgcttcaaagttttatttgtaaccTGAAAACTAGAGTAAAAGTTACATAGCACTTTTTAGTTAGTTATAGAGCTAAAAAATCTTTGGGAGAAAAAGTTTTTAAGCccatgttttgttttttcttgtttttgttgaCATAGTATTAATACAAAACAGTGAATATTTTGAGAGTAAAATAAACACACGGTCTTacataaaaatcataatataaataaaatccacttgaaattatagaataaatataggttgttgttgttgttcaTCCTGAAGTTGGTCATGCACTGCATTTCCACTAGCTTCTTCCAATCTTCTTTTGATTTGATGGCACTTGTTACATTTAACTATTTCACATTCTTGGTGTGGTGAATGTATATACTTCTCAACTTTATACATAACATCTTCTTTGATGGCTTGAGCTTTATCTAAGCTGGTTCTgtattattcttatatattctgTATACTCTTTGGTGTTGTtgtaaacatttaaaacaatttctccTGGAGGTAATTTAACTGCGGGTACTTTTGATTTGATGTAATCGAAACCACCGCATAGAGCACAGTGTACTTTTTTAATggaagtttgaaatttttcatcagtttttccAGATCCCCTGTTATAGAAATAGTGTCTTTGGCTGTTGGAAGGGTTCAATGTGTGAATCCATTGTATCCTTCACATTCTCTCAAATTCTACTAGCAGTCATAAAAGTTGAATATACAACCAGTAATCTGGAAACTCTATTCACAGATTTCGTATAAGCTGGATTTAATGCAAGCAGTGTATATCCAGAATAAATATCGTtattagatattttgattttaaatgtttaaaaatataacttatattttctttaatttattaaaaaccacATAAAAGTTGTCCATCAATTAAAATATGGGCACAAAGTAGTGAGCATGGATGTAATCTTAAAACCGTGTGACCATTCTTCTTGGCCATTTCATCTACAGGATATTCtttgtcaattatttttgtttttaaaaccgCAATGAGTTGCTTCTTTGTATAATTCtcttgtaaatataaattttgttcaattagaAACTCCTGTATGTCTGCTTTGGCAGAAAATTTAGTTGGAATTTCACTAATTTGTCTTGAATGATATGTGGCGTTATCTAAAACAATTACATTGTTTGTATGTAGTGCTGGTACCAGTTTTTCTTTGAGCAACACTCGAAAAGGGCCCTTTCAATACCCTGGTGGAAATATAAACTTGCTTCGAACTTGATAATAATGCATCATTCACCCAACCTTCAAAATGTGGTGCTTTCATTTTACATTCCCAGTTACTTTTCATACAGACTTCACAAACAGTATTGTGGCTGCCAAACCACATCTCTTCCAAGTAATAGAATGGTCTTCCTCCATTATGAGACTCTTATACTTATCTAAAAAcctgttttttttaatgttaccTCAAGGACATGTTTCCTTTCCAGTTCTGCACCTTGGCATCATGTTTATTGGGAACTTACTGTAGATTGTTTTGCATATTGGAGTTAATACTAGGTttgatttaaaagttttatttaggaatttgaagagaataattttttgtataatgttgtttatctatacttttataTGATTCACTGGTTCTGAAAATTAAACATTGTAATGTGGACCAGCCAAGTTGTTTACTATTCAGTTCGCAGTGGGGAtttcttgtctttttttttgtaaaaataagatttttgcTATTTAATGACTGGcattatatatgtttttgtactccacatatatttttttttaaatttgacgaaaaatgtaagcatgtttttatttttaaggtttTTACATTCGGTTGTAATGATGAAGGTGCTTTAGGTAGAGTGACGGAAGGTAAAGAAGATGCTGAATTTGAGGCAGGAGAAGTAGAACTACCTGGTAAAGTTGTACAAATATCAGCTGGAGATTCTCATACAGCTGCTTTATTAGAAGATGGACGTGTCTTTGCTTGGGGCACTTTTAGGGTAAATACAGTCAGTTCATAGACATTCCCTAATAAATACAgcttcaatttcaatattatttaaagtGGATAATCACTACATAGAAAATatactttggttttagaaattACATTAATTGTGGAAGATTTTTCTTGATTGTGAAAGTGATTTTGGAAGAATTAAGAGAGATTTACATAATTGTGAAAGATTTTTGATAATACTGTCGACAAGTTTGGTTGCTTATAATGATTGTAAGGATAATAGATTTCCACCTTTCCTCATCTAGTGCCAATAGAACCCAAGGGTTTCTGAGCCATCtcgatattttttcacatatgaGAATGACACTCACGCACGGGTCGTTCCAGGTCTCCAGTTCTATTGGCATAACATGAAGGAGTCTTTACCAAAATACAGCAAGATGGAGGCTCATTAATGGTCTGGGAAGGCTTCGGCCATGATGGTAAACCTGAATTTTCCCTCAGGTCATGTGAAGATATTTAGTTGTAtcacaaatattgaattaaatatatattaaaagttgtgtcctaaatgattttttatttttattgaaatctcataaacttgtttgaatttacaaaaaaaatcgttttaaaatgAGGCTAtgtcaaatttaatatatacaCCATCTCTTCGAGGGAGTGGTGACTCGATTactatacaaaaattaaattgatttcatGTCCACCGATGTATAAGCGGTCAACAAGTAGAATATGTCGTGCACCCACACCTGAGAAGTTGTTACGGTTTGGCCCACTTGTGGGTATGGGTCTTTAATGTGTTGAACCATCTTCTTAAGGGTTATGGTTGTGATTTAAAACTTCTTTCCCAGAAAAGTTTATcggttttaaaaaatatctatgatatcgttattataatacatttatagaatttttttacttatttttaggATTCACATGGAAACATGGGAATGACATTGAATGGCAATGAAAAATTCccttttgaaattataaaagatgTTGTCATTAAAAAGATAGCGTCAGGTGCAGACCACATAGTATTTCTTACCAATCACGGAGAGGTATATACTTGTGGTTGTCCAGAACAAGGACAATTAGGAAGGACAACTGAAAGAGGAAGCAGTAGAAATGCTAGGAGTGGAATTGGTAAGGGGCAATTAGGTACGGAAGAAagaatattcagttttattctGTGGTAgtggttattttttttgtcaatttttgacaCTATTGGGAAAATTCACAACATTTTGATTATGCATGcgattgttaaaaattttgaaatttcgttcTGATCTAATACAACATGAATATGATGTTAGCAGagatttacaaaaattgttatCATTATGTCCTTATGAAGAATACAATGGTTGTTTGGGAAGGTTGGTTTGATTGTTGACGAATGTTTGGTTGTTACTATGGATGGCTGACTTTGAACTAGTTGTTTGACCGATAGGTTTTATGTATGAACTAACTCGTCTAAAGATCAACATAGCTGCTCAACTGATTTTTGTATGggttttttatgaattatatatattattatatatatatatatatatatatatatatatatatatatatatatatatatatacaatactCTGCTTTTAACAAATCCACTTCACCAACTCGAAAGGTTCAATCCTCTTGAGTCTTCTCTCTATTCCTTCAATTTCAAGAAGCTGAATTACCTCAACATTGTTGTGTAGATGAAATCGTAGTTCATTACTCGTGATAAATTTCACTACAGTGAACTTAACAGTGTCTATATCCAGATCCAGATACAGTTTCGAATGTACTAAGGTAAATCCATGATGTTCCTTAGTACCTTGTTCTGAAATGTTTGAATGATTTGAAGTAGTTTGAATAGCTCAGTCCCATAGCTGAACACTATTTGACTAAATTGGCTTGAGGGTATGTTTATAAAGTATAATTTTGTTGTTGCTGTTCATCCTATCAACCAATAGattgtttcatatttaattCGCAGATATTCTCTTTTCTTTTTGACATGAGGTTTCCAGTGAAGATTTCGAGATTTATACTTGAATATTTTGCTGTATTTGTGAATCAGTGAATCAGTGTTGTTGAATTCTATTGGTAAAGTTTACATGTATAGATTTGGATTCATTTACTTTAATCTTGACTATTTTATtgttcttaatttttatttggaaccCAGGTATAATATTACTGAGTTCTTCATGTAATTCGTTGGTATCTTGAATGTCATCTATTACAATAGGTGGTGGTGATTTTGGCTTTTTATTTACCATTTATTTATCTCTCGAGACATCCTTAGGCGGAGTTATAGATGTATTTGTTGGCTTTCTTTTGTAGTCTTAATTTTTGGCTGTTGTCCACTACGCTTCTCTTGCTAGTTCTTCTTATGTATGGTATTCAACTTTATGTTCCTCCTCATTTTTTTCAGAGTCAGCTTCTTCTATCTCTgcgtaacttttttatatatgtcATCTGAAATTGTAGCTTGGTGATTTTTTGTagtaaagaatttttttcctcttctGCGTTTCTCCCATATAGGATTTGTTCATTTTGTTACTTTGCgaaattttctttgaataatgTATTGTTTCAGTGTTTGTAAAAACACTCAATGatatcaactttttattatgTCTTATCGAAAGTAACTCATAAAAATACACTTTGTTTCAGCTAAGCTTTTGGATCCGTTACCAATTAATTTAAAACCAAGTTTAAAACTTCATTTTGACAATATATGGGCATCTAATTATGGAACATTCTGTAAAGTAGCCAATAGTGAAGATATTTATGTATTTGGACTGAATAACTACTATCAATTAGGTAAGACACATTATATAAtctaatttatatcaaattaatccTTTTCAAACCTTTTTTTACTAACGACTCACTACTTTTGGATGATTTAAATCATGtaattttggaatataaaacCCCATCTATCATACAATTTGCATTGGTGAAGGACAAAAAGTATTTATGACTGTTTGAAGTAACATGGAAGGGATTGTTCCAATGAACATACCCTGGGTGTTCTAGAACTCGATACtttactatctgaaggccagcgGCGGCTCATGtacaatggttaacaatccctAAGTTTTACAGTGataacctgtacaatctaaagatggcaaaatgaattttttaataaataggtACTCTTTGACtaactcaataaaatttatagtttaggtGATATGTAGAATTTTAGATTGTTGTTTTTCATgcattagattccgttccaagaatttttgaatctttataattgagtttatgttgttttgatattttgtggTTCGTTAAAGCAGAAACGTCATTAAATTGTCTAAATAACCATTATTTCAATCGACTTGATGTAAGTGTCCACCTGAGAGTAAGTCTCGAGAGTAAGTTCAAAAACTCGCTTATAACTTATTTATAATTACTTTTGAAGACTTTTTTCAGAGCACAACTGATAGAATTTACTTTTTGAAGGACAAAAATGAACTATATCAAATAATTGACATACACATTTCTGTTTTAGGTTTGAAACAGCCTGTTCCTTATTTCACACCGACCTTATCCAAAGACTTCTCCAAACATAATTGGCATACAATAAGTAGTGGCCAACATCACACAATAGCATTAGACTTAGACGGAAATGTTTATGCTATAGGCAGAAAAGATTACGGAAGGTTAGGTTTGGGGAAAGGATGCGAAGATGCAgatgaattgaaaattgttaacACTTTATCAGGAAAGAAGATAATCAATGTAGCATGTGGATCTGCTACATCATTTGCA of the Diorhabda carinulata isolate Delta chromosome 7, icDioCari1.1, whole genome shotgun sequence genome contains:
- the LOC130896341 gene encoding regulator of chromosome condensation isoform X1, with product MVNKRRRLVSSDKNDHVPKAKRAKFTLESVRLPELNVQGTVLVTGAGDVGQLGLGPDVLEKKRPVAVELDCKIVDICAGGMHTVCLSSEGKVFTFGCNDEGALGRVTEGKEDAEFEAGEVELPGKVVQISAGDSHTAALLEDGRVFAWGTFRDSHGNMGMTLNGNEKFPFEIIKDVVIKKIASGADHIVFLTNHGEVYTCGCPEQGQLGRTTERGSSRNARSGIGKGQLAKLLDPLPINLKPSLKLHFDNIWASNYGTFCKVANSEDIYVFGLNNYYQLGLKQPVPYFTPTLSKDFSKHNWHTISSGQHHTIALDLDGNVYAIGRKDYGRLGLGKGCEDADELKIVNTLSGKKIINVACGSATSFAVSEEGDLFGWGMGTNGQLGTGEEDDCEEPTIIKSKQLQDKKVFRVSSGGQHTVILAAKNEANGHGDV
- the LOC130896341 gene encoding regulator of chromosome condensation isoform X2 translates to MVNKRRRLVSSDKNDHVPKAKRAKFTLESVRLPELNVQGTVLVTGAGDVGQLGLGPDVLEKKRPVAVELDCKIVDICAGGMHTVCLSSEGKVFTFGCNDEGALGRVTEGKEDAEFEAGEVELPGKVVQISAGDSHTAALLEDGRVFAWGTFRDSHGNMGMTLNGNEKFPFEIIKDVVIKKIASGADHIVFLTNHGEVYTCGCPEQGQLGRTTERGSSRNARSGIAKLLDPLPINLKPSLKLHFDNIWASNYGTFCKVANSEDIYVFGLNNYYQLGLKQPVPYFTPTLSKDFSKHNWHTISSGQHHTIALDLDGNVYAIGRKDYGRLGLGKGCEDADELKIVNTLSGKKIINVACGSATSFAVSEEGDLFGWGMGTNGQLGTGEEDDCEEPTIIKSKQLQDKKVFRVSSGGQHTVILAAKNEANGHGDV